A genomic segment from Pseudomonas sp. M30-35 encodes:
- a CDS encoding OprD family porin: MFKRNLIAIACACTAASTTGVYASQQSESNGFVEDSSLNVLLRNTYFNRDYKDGVKDAKTWGQGFIGTFESGFTQGTVGVGVDAFGLLGIKLDSGRGRNYGAMFDTDSDGRPVDDISQGGAAIKVRFSNTVIKYGNQFPSLPVLAYDDSRLLPQSFTGTLVTSNEIEGLELNAGRFTADSPMADASRDPNRLKSIDVVGGSYALTDNVSTSLYYSDVEDEFEKSYANLNYNISIAAEQALNFDFNLYHTKYDDGSIAAADFGGDGDNDRNTIWSLATKYSIGAHAFILAHQRSSGDAGYAYDYGDGGSTIYLANSYYSDFNLKDENSWQASYELDFAEYGVPGLRYKFAYVRGDNIDTGTDSDGTEREIFNQVSYVLQDGPAKDLSFRLRNSIYRASNDVGPDLNEVRAFIEYPLSIL; encoded by the coding sequence ATGTTCAAAAGAAACCTAATTGCAATCGCTTGCGCCTGCACCGCAGCCAGCACCACTGGCGTCTATGCAAGCCAGCAGTCCGAGTCCAATGGGTTTGTCGAAGACAGTAGCCTCAACGTCTTACTGCGAAACACCTATTTCAACCGGGATTACAAAGACGGCGTGAAAGATGCCAAGACCTGGGGCCAGGGTTTCATCGGCACCTTTGAGTCAGGCTTTACCCAGGGAACCGTCGGCGTTGGTGTTGATGCCTTTGGCCTACTGGGGATTAAGCTCGACAGTGGCCGCGGTCGTAACTACGGCGCTATGTTTGATACAGACAGCGATGGTCGTCCCGTGGATGATATTTCCCAAGGGGGCGCAGCGATCAAGGTGCGCTTTTCGAATACCGTGATCAAGTACGGTAATCAGTTCCCTTCTCTGCCTGTGCTGGCATATGACGATAGCCGCCTGCTGCCGCAATCCTTTACCGGCACGCTGGTGACGAGCAATGAGATTGAAGGCCTGGAACTAAATGCTGGACGTTTCACCGCTGACAGTCCTATGGCTGACGCATCGCGTGACCCTAATCGCTTGAAAAGCATCGATGTGGTCGGTGGTTCTTACGCCCTGACAGACAATGTTTCGACCTCTTTGTATTACTCTGATGTTGAAGACGAGTTCGAAAAATCCTACGCCAACCTCAACTACAACATCTCGATAGCCGCTGAGCAGGCGCTGAATTTTGATTTCAACCTTTACCACACCAAGTACGATGACGGCTCAATAGCCGCAGCGGATTTCGGCGGTGACGGTGACAACGATCGCAACACTATCTGGAGCCTGGCGACCAAGTACAGTATCGGCGCCCACGCCTTCATCCTGGCTCACCAGCGCAGTTCCGGCGATGCTGGATACGCTTACGATTACGGTGATGGCGGCAGTACTATTTACTTGGCTAACTCCTACTACTCCGACTTCAACCTCAAGGATGAAAACTCGTGGCAAGCAAGCTATGAGTTGGACTTTGCCGAGTACGGCGTTCCGGGGCTGCGGTATAAGTTTGCATACGTGCGCGGTGACAACATCGATACCGGCACCGATAGCGATGGCACTGAACGTGAAATCTTCAACCAGGTCAGCTACGTGCTTCAGGATGGTCCGGCTAAGGATCTCTCCTTCCGTCTTCGCAACTCGATTTATCGCGCCAGCAACGATGTTGGACCTGATCTGAATGAGGTTCGTGCCTTCATCGAATACCCACTCAGCATTCTCTGA